The DNA sequence GGCCCCGGTCACGTCCGCTGGTGAGATCCAGATGTGCCTTGATATCCTCGGGCATCGACCAGGGATGCTCGATGTTCTCGCGATACATATCGAGCACGTGCAGCGTCCCATCGGGGGCGTTCAGAAAGTTGACTGGCCGGAACCAGTTATCGGTCGACGCCAGGAATTCCACCTTTTCATGGGCGCGATCTGCTTTAAATGTAACCCCGTCCGGTTCAATCCGATACCGCATCACGAGATTACCGGCCACTTCTCCGATAAAGGCGTTGTTGTAATACTCGGACGGATAAGCGGCACCTCGATAGAGTGTGACTCCCGACGAGGATGTCACAAAACCAGTGGCATATTTCGCACTTTTGGGGGAACGCGAATTGGGATCGTTGGCGACGCGCTGCGCATTGATAATTCGCCAGGGTTCGGGAGGACTGGCTCGAAAGACGGCAATTGCATCGCCGGCATCCGCGACGTCATTGATGGCCGAAGTCACCGGCAGATAGCGATTTCGCTGCAGATACTTTGTTGGCAGAACGATGTGCATCAGCGGGTTGCGGATGTTACAGAGGAACCGGTTGCCCCAGTCGTCGAAAGTATTTCCGAAACGGGCGCCCCCTGAGATCACTTCGAACGTTTCTGTATCTGCATCGAAGCGGAAATCACGACGTCCCATGTTGATCGGATCACTCTTGGGAGCCCCTACGACCTGGATGACTCCGCCGTTACTCCCCCCTGCACCATAGATCTGATGATCGAGGCCCCACTTGAGGTTATTCATTACAGCCTGCACGTTGTACTTGCGAAAGCCGGTGAAGACTTTCCGTTTGATATCGGCTTTATGATCGCCGTCTGTATCTTTGAAATACCAGATATCGGGAGTCGCTGAGACATAGACGCCCCCTTTCCAGAAAGCCAGTCCCGTGGGCCAGGAGAGCCCCTCAGCAAAGATCGTTGAACGATCGAACTTGCCGTCCCCGTCGACATCTTCCAGCACCCGCACTTTGCCGATCGGTGCTGACTTCTGCTCAGCCCAGGCTTCATCTTTCGATTTATCCGTGTAGGGATAATCATTCATCTCGATCACATACGCGAGTCCGTTCTCGTCATACTGCATCGCTACCGGATCGGTGACTAAAGGTTCCGCCGCCAGCAGTTCCATGCGAAAGCCGTTCAGCAGGCGGAAGGTCTCTTCTGCTTTTTCCGGTGCGGTTGGTTCCAGGTGCGGCAGCTTTTCGGCCAGCGAATCTTGCGGCATCGGACGATTCTCAGCGGAAGTGATGCGACCAGCGTTGATCGCTCCGATCGCAAGAATGGTTCCCACAGTGAGTAGCAGAGTCGGTTTGCAGAGAATAGAACGCATCAGAAACCTCTCAACAGCTAAAGTGACATCCTGCAGTGCACAGAACATTAAGAAGGAAGGTTAATAAATTGTAGGCGCAGGTCCTGCCTGATTACAAGCGAGCTCCTCTGGGACCCCGACTTTTGAGAACCGCGCATAAAAAAACTCTCTCCGCCGACAGCGAAGAGAGTTGAGTTCGTGTAGCTGATACTGCGCTTAAACAGCAGGCTGTCCGGTGAAGTATTCCGGTTCCATGCCTTCTTTCCATTTAATGTTGCAACCGATGCTGGGCTTCTGATTTTCGGTAACCGGATCCCCGGCGATCACGGCATCACAGGCTGCTTTGAGGTCGGCACCAGTCACGGGTTTGTCATTCCCGGGACGGCTGTCGTCGAACTGGCCACGATAGACGAGTTTCTGTTCCTGATCGAACAGGAAGAAGTCGGGAGTACAGGCTGCTTTGTAGGCCTTGGCAACTTCCTGAGTCCCATCGTAGAGATAAGGGAAGTTGTAGCCTGCGGATTTTGCTTCTTCGACCATCTTTTCCGGACTGTCGTCTGGGTGAGTGGCCACATCGTTGGCGCTGATGCCGACGACTGCCAGTCCTTTAGCCATGTATTCATCGGCAAATGCAGCCAGTGCCTCACGAAGGTGAATCACGAAGGGGCAGTGATTGCACATGAAGATGACCAGCAGGCCTTTGGAATCTTTGAAATCGCTGAGCGATACGGTCTGTCCGTCGACATTCTTCAGCGAGAAGTCGGGGGCCTGCGTTCCGAGGGGCAACATTGTTGAGGCAGTTTTCACCATGGTATGTTCTCCTTTCTCAATCGATCAGGAAGTATTACGCTATTCCTGAGCAGAAGTTTTTGATGCAAATTTTTCGATCAGGGGGGCAACCACCTGACGGGGTACGAAGTCCCTGAGTTTTTCTTCAGCCACATCACCACCCAGCTGCGCGATCTGTTTGATCAGCGAACTGGAGATGTGCGTGTATTTTTCACTGGCCATCAGGAAGACCGTTTCGATATCACCTGCCAGCGTGCGGTTAGCCAGCGACATCGTGAATTCTGCTTCCACATCGGTCAGTGTGCGCAACCCGCGAAGCATGACACCGCCGCCACACTCTTTTACGAAGTTGACAGCCAGCCCCTGGAAGCATTTGACTTCCACATTCGGAAAATTCTGGACGAGCAGTTCCAGCAGTTGTTGTCGTTCCTCGGGGGAAAACAGCGGACGTTTATCGGGGTTGATCCCGATGCCCACGGTGATCTTGTCGTAAATCACGGCGCCCCGTTCCACAATATCCAGATGACCCAGGGTTGGTGGATCAAAACTGCCGACATAAACAGCATGATGTGGATTGAGCGAACCTGTCACGACACTGCCTTTCCTCTCCGGGGGTGATCAATAACTCCTTTCATTGTAGCTGGATTCGCAATTGATCCAAACGGACAGCCTCCACTTTCTCTGATGAATCAACAGATTTGAATTCCAACCGCGGTCTGAATTGAAAATCAACTCGACACCTAGTGTAATAGGATCTGTACTTTCAAGTTCAGGCAAACCGGGAAAGCCGGGTTGCCTCTGCCATAGAATCTTCCCTGAACTGCCAGAGAGCATTTACAGAGATCATTTACCAGGAGTCTCCTGCCATGCGATTGTTACCTCGCCCCTCAACTGTCTCGCTGTCCGTCTGGGCCGGCGTAATGCTGTGTCTCATCAATCCGCTGACCGCTGCACCTCAGACGCTGCAGGAAGTTTCTGAATTATTACAGGCTCCCGTCAGTCAGGCTAATCAGAAACAGGTGCTGGAATTTTTCAAAAAGAAATACCAGAAAGAAAAGGATCTCACCAAAGGGGACCAGAAGTATCTGATTCAGAAGACCGACGATGGTGGCGGTTACGCCGGCTGGTTCTTCAAAGCACAGCCGGGTGACCAGGTCGTTATTTTCGCTGAAAAGGGCCGCTCATGGCCCATGATCGAGCTGGGAAATACCGGTTACTTTGCCCGGGTAGAACGTTTCCCGAACTTCTCCTCAGTTCATTATCGTTATGACGTTAACGGAGACCGTTTACCGGCCGGCAAAAACAGTCGCTTCGGGTTCGAAAGCTATGAATGGAAACCCGAAAGCGTGAAACAGCCTGGTGTACCCGAGGGTACGCTCACCAAGATGCCCGCCTTTGAAAGCCAGAAGCATTATCCCGGCACCGTCCGTGACTGGTGGGTCTATGTGCCAGCTCAATACAAAGACTCACAGACTCCTGCCAAGCTGATCGTCTTCGCAGATGGCGGCGGTTACTGTCACAATGAAGGAAACGCGACCATCGTGCTGGACAACCTGATCCACGCGAAAAAAATTCCGGTGACCATCGCCGTCTTCATCAATCCGGGCGTCTTCCCTGCCGGCACGAAAGGGAAGCAGGAAGTCCGCAACCGCAGCAACGAATACGATACCTGCACCGCGCAGTATGCCACATTCCTCGATGAAGAAATGCTGCCTGTCGTTCGCAAAGAATACCGGATCTCGGACAAGCCGGAAGATCATATTTTCTGTGGTGCCTCTTCCGGAGGAAGCTGTGCCTTCACGGCCGCCTGGCATCGTAATGACCTGTTCGG is a window from the Gimesia benthica genome containing:
- a CDS encoding thioredoxin family protein, whose product is MVKTASTMLPLGTQAPDFSLKNVDGQTVSLSDFKDSKGLLVIFMCNHCPFVIHLREALAAFADEYMAKGLAVVGISANDVATHPDDSPEKMVEEAKSAGYNFPYLYDGTQEVAKAYKAACTPDFFLFDQEQKLVYRGQFDDSRPGNDKPVTGADLKAACDAVIAGDPVTENQKPSIGCNIKWKEGMEPEYFTGQPAV
- the coaD gene encoding pantetheine-phosphate adenylyltransferase, with amino-acid sequence MTGSLNPHHAVYVGSFDPPTLGHLDIVERGAVIYDKITVGIGINPDKRPLFSPEERQQLLELLVQNFPNVEVKCFQGLAVNFVKECGGGVMLRGLRTLTDVEAEFTMSLANRTLAGDIETVFLMASEKYTHISSSLIKQIAQLGGDVAEEKLRDFVPRQVVAPLIEKFASKTSAQE
- a CDS encoding alpha/beta hydrolase gives rise to the protein MRLLPRPSTVSLSVWAGVMLCLINPLTAAPQTLQEVSELLQAPVSQANQKQVLEFFKKKYQKEKDLTKGDQKYLIQKTDDGGGYAGWFFKAQPGDQVVIFAEKGRSWPMIELGNTGYFARVERFPNFSSVHYRYDVNGDRLPAGKNSRFGFESYEWKPESVKQPGVPEGTLTKMPAFESQKHYPGTVRDWWVYVPAQYKDSQTPAKLIVFADGGGYCHNEGNATIVLDNLIHAKKIPVTIAVFINPGVFPAGTKGKQEVRNRSNEYDTCTAQYATFLDEEMLPVVRKEYRISDKPEDHIFCGASSGGSCAFTAAWHRNDLFGKVISFVGSFCDFRGIDDYPSREKNTLPLDQFGPWKTAHDYPGLIRKQYPQKKIKVFLQDGDNDLDNKLGNWFLNNERMAAALAYSGYEYWFVEGHGMHSSRHGKAVLPEALVWIWQSDSEK